The following is a genomic window from Phaseolus vulgaris cultivar G19833 chromosome 6, P. vulgaris v2.0, whole genome shotgun sequence.
CTCCTCTTTTCAATCACAGAGTGCATTATTCTTTCTCTCTACTCTTGCTTCCATAGAATCGATCAATCACTACCAAAGGTCCGCAACTACTttgttactatttttttttgtctttatacCTAAAGCCTATTCATTTaactataaattaataaaaaaaatatatttttctctttgttgTAGTCAAGGTTATCAGACTCGAGAGTCTACTGTGACTCGTGGGAGCCCAATAAACCCAACTTGTAAACTCGACTCGTAGACTCGTAAGAGTCtacttcaaataaaaaatttaacaaaaaaataataatttatgatacCAAATccataatattgaaataaacaagTTCATACAccaataaaataactaaaacaacACAAATGTTATAGTTTAAAAGTCTCATTCATCTAATCCTCTAAGGAAAACATCTCCAAGATCTTCATGATCATCTCCATCTTCATCACCatgttcatcatcatcatcatcatcatcttcatcaccatCAACATTATCATAAAAAACTATCTTGTTCTGGCAATATGATGTTTGAATCTGAAAATTCatccattaaatattttttaccagtaattacatttcatttttttttcgttCCCTGAAGCATTAGTACCATGCTTTCATCCAATATCTGTTCTATTTCCTACAACATTCTTACTTCTAGGTGGTAGTGGAAATGTTGAATTTGAACCAATTCCAGACATCTTATTATATgccaaattttttataaaaaaacaataaattagcCAATATGCCCTAAAATTAAACAAAGCAGTAAAAAAACTTCAAGATGCCCAAAAATCTGCCCCAAACCCAACGAACAAAAAAGTCTCAACCCATTTTAAAAGCTCAAACCTAATTTTAAAAACCCTAACCCAATATGTTTGAATTTGTTCTCACCGCAGTAGAGGACATACCTATTAAAGTGCAACGAGCATCGCGGCGAGGTGCCAAAGAAAAGGAGCTCGAGCccatttctttttaaatttaaagactaaataagtaaaataatttttattaatataaaaaaaaaattatattcactAATTTGGTCCCGGCGAAGCCGGGACTCGCGAGCTTCGGCTCATAAGACCAACGCTCTAACCAACTGAGCTACGGGaccattttatttaaatttaaaaataattaaaaattacagaaataactttatttgtgttattttagttttaattcagttaaaattaaagaagttaattttaaaattagcaatataagattttataattttttatataaattaaagtgatattgttttattaaatttaaaagatatatgTCATCATTTACTTTTGTCAATAATAGTTTTTGTTtagtaaaatttattaaaatgcaATTTTAAACTAATTCATTCCTAAAATCAGCTTGTAAcataagaattatttttatttatatattataaattaattttgtttatagttatataagattttaatacatttatataagagactaaatattttttcagtGATTCGATAAATtcgtaaattttttattaaaataaattttaatattatattaaaaataaatttaactctAATTTACCcttaaaaatagtatataaaataaataaaaaattatacatttatagattgatattaatttataatataagaaGCCTCACTCAACCTCATAACCAACTCATGAAACATGATTTAAGATTTACGAATGAAATATCTTTTTGAAGTCATAGATGCATATACAAGGTTGGAGATTAAACTGGATACCTTAATTAAACTATACAAACATTAAACTGCTTATGTCACAAACTTTTGCtttttatcacttttttttagCTAACCTGCTTCTATGAAAGACTTAGGGAAATGAAAGTAGAGAACACAACACATTACTTTATCTAAAATATAGGTCATCAAATAAAAGGTTTTCAAACTAATTTAAAAGGGTAGATGGTGGAATCAGGAATCTGTCTTCATGCTTTATAGAAAGTTTTAAAGAAATTGaagtgcagaaagaaaaaaggTTTGAATACAATGGAATGACACTTCAGAATCCATTAGGATGAAGTGGCACAGAGAAATTTCAAGTGCATTCAAATGCATTTAACTTGAATTCGTTAAAGGtgaagttttaaaatttattatttgacAGATAAGTTTGTATATTTTCTATCATTTTTTAACATTAGTCTTTTTTAATATTCTGAGtgaaaaataaagttatatCTTTTAATACATGTACTACTCATACTAGGCTTTAAACAAATACTATTTTTAGAGTCAAACATGAAATATATTAAGGTGAATAAGTTAGTTAATAGTTTATAAAGTTAATTTGATTGATATAAAAgtatatgataaatattttaaagtaatttattttgtGATAACAAGGGTTGGATCAGTCCATTTTTTAGCAAGGCTGACTTAGATTTCAACACATTTCTAATCTCCTTGTTTGATACTTTTATTGTGATATGATACTAATTATTTCATTATGTATTTACAATTAAGCGATTATATTAAATGACTTATATTTGTAATTCCAATGGTACTATACTACGTGAGactcttattttttaatttctaattgaATAATATTTAGCTATCTTAACATTattgttaaaaattataatttcaaattttggaggAATGAAATATTATGTTAcaaataccaaaaaaaaaaacattaagaaattacattaattttttaatggaaaattataaaaaattaaaacttatgTTTAATCCTTTGGTATTATTTTGCTTCTTCCTTTCTCAAATTCACATAGGCGGGGATAATGCAAAGCTGGTAAGTTACTAAGGTGGAACACAAtttgaaaaaaagataaatgttttggaatataatttttttaaatgtgtgtCTTTAGGaacaaatgtaaaaaataaagataactCAATAAATAAATCACTAAATATGTTTAAATTCTAAAAGTATTTGATATTTTCTCAAGCAATTAATAAAAACAGGGTTAGTATATATATCCCTGAAAATATCatgattttagttttatttcttatcaaaattatatttattttttcatctttatgtttaataaaataattaatttggtTAGTCTTTCAACCATACAAAATGTAATTAAGTATTTAAGTAAAAACTTTATGGAATAATAATTATTGAATGGTAAAATGTGTAACtaaatcttaaataattttgtttattgaAGTTTAAAACCAATGCACCAAATATAAAAAGAAGTTTGAAAAGAAATAAAGTATAATTAGGAGCAGAAAGTTACTTCCTTTTAGTAATATTGTATTTACTCTTGCACAATATTATTTGACACAGGGCAAAATGTTTCAAGCCCAAAGTGCTAGAATAGACATTGAAGCAGAGCCAAGAGTTAATGCAAGAAAAGAGAGTTTTTTTAGCCACAAATTTGAGTTCATAAGCTTGTTATGAAAGAAATCAACTGCTATGAGGTCAACAAGAGCCATGTAAATTAGTATCCCTGAAGAAACTGAACCCAGTAACCCTTCCATGATCAAGGCTTTAGGGTTATTATCATCATAACCAGTCACTGAGAATAACACCATCCCCAAAATTATCCCCATTGGTGTTGTCACTGAGAACATGAAACACATGTATGCAGTTGTTCCAAAGCTAAACCCTGCCTGCAATTGTAACCCCACACAATCATAATCAACATCATTTCTCACCACTCATTTCgcaattttgattaattcatcattaaatattttatccaCACCCACTTGATGTGACCACATATTATGTGAATGATTCATAATATCAGAAAACAGAATACTATTCTGTGAAGAATGATTCATAAACAGATGCATTAGACTCTCTACAATCCTCTATTGATTTGTTAACTAAAATAGCTAGCTTTGTAGATATGAATATAAACATGTACTTAACTAAAAATAAACGTGAATGGTAAAATTTGAGAGATTGATTTACCTGAGCAATGCAACCACCAAGACCCAAGCCTTCGAAAATCTGATGAAATGCCAAAGCAGCAACGAGTGGGCGAATGGAGCAAATATTCTGTGACATTCCCATAGTGACTCCGATGATAACAGAGTGAAAGATTATCCCTATCTCCAACACCTGCGACACCAGCTTCTGCTTCAACCTCGTCAATTCTTCAACCCTCTCCACTTCACCGCCACCACCACCACTAACCAGCTCAATACTCAACGAGCCACCGCCACCCTCCTTCTCCTCCGTTTCCACCGGCGTGTAGTGCGTATGCTCCACGTGAGAGCTCGCAACAGTGTCCACCAGCAGAGCCAACAGAACCCCACCCAGAGTCACCTTTCAAGGCATGAGAACAAAGATTCAACCCAGTATTTAAAAACAACAACTTTTTTTGTGTCTAAGTGAAGCAAAATTACCAGGCCAGCAAAGGGAAAATCCTTCCAGGGATGTTGCGACGCCACCTGGCAATCGAAGAGCGCGGCAAATGCATCCGGCAACACATGAACCAATGAGGTGGCAAGAATAACACCAGCAGCAAAACATTTGATTACCAAGATAGCTATATCATAGAGAGACTTCCCTTGAAAATATCGTGCAAGCATGACGGGCATTGACACACCCATCACGCTGGTCACAAAGATTGTGAAGATGGAGATCACTTTCAAATGTGCTGCAGCGATACTGTTGCGGCACATAGCAGCCTGAGCCATGTCCGTTACACACTCCACCATGGTGTGAGGGAAGAGATAGGATTAAGAGTATTTTACAGAGAGATGAAAGGAGATGTTTGAGTTTAGGTTTTGTGTGTTTTCCTTTAGTGAAGAGGTCCCATGCCTTCAGTCCTCCACCAACACTGTTTTGAATTGGTGGGTGCTTTCGTGTGCTGACTCTGAAATCCATCAAGCTTCATGGAAGTGCATGCCTTTTATAAACTGTTCACTGTTCAATCTTTCGTCACGCATTTTAAAGGCTACACGTAAAGATGGAGATTACCAAAGTTGTAACTTGTTGGTGCTGGTAGCTAGTGCTGTGGTGGTGATGTTTTTCAATTCAAACCCCACATTTCTTAATGCATGTATCTTCAACGAGAAAAGCTAACTAGAAAGAGAGAGCAAAAGTGAAACTCATACGGTAGGAAAGTTGGAAAGGTTTAATgataaaaatcaaaatgaagATTTTGTgattggaaaaataaaataagcaaATTTATAGAAGTTGTGTGTATAAATTCAAACACACACCAAAGTtggttataaatttaaaaaacaattttatatattaaagtgAAGTTTTCATATGATTTGAAAATTAaagattgaaataaaattttagtctCAATTTCGatcttcttattttaaaattgagatTTTGGTTGTTCAATTTTTTGTAAAGATAGTTTAGTTCAAcgattgaaattaaaattgactCATCTGTGATATACTGTGATTGGTGTTAttcattatatttaatttgttgtcacaaaaatcaaaagaaaaatgatgCTAGCAAGTGAAAGTTAACGTTAAAATAGTTATATGAAAGTAAACAAATAATCTTTCTATAGACTCAATTATATTAGAATGTCATATATAGAAATCAccattaaaaatattgaaaaactaAATGCCTGTATTTCGGAAGTAGATCCAAAATTGTAGCTTAAAAAAATAGgagaattttgattttatttttcaagtatttctatttttttatttatttctgtatCTCATTTATCTACACCAAACAAGCCAAGAAAACTAGTCTCAATTATTATCTACCTTTGTCGTCTACActcttttttgtttctttcttaTCGCGCTGCCATTTTTCCATCATGTTTCGTTTCTATTATATCCTTATCCTTTTTATcccttttatgtttttctttttcttttttcttttgtattgaACATTCATCATTTCACCTTTTATCTTACTCTTTTTCTTCATCACATCCTcttatctttctttttctccttATTACAAACAccaatttgttgtttttatttcatCATCCTTCTCACAACTTTGACAAAAATAGAAATCATTCAACATGATTAATCCATTTGTCAAAGGAAAACAAATAGATAGAAAAGATAAATGAAATAGGTAAAAAATTCATATTACAATTGCTAGAAATTCATATGATTATGTGATGCGTTATGGGTTATAAAGATCAATATGTATATAAATGTTTATTCATTAGATTAAAACTCTTTTGACAAAAATTGGTGTAGAACTAAGTAGTTTAGGATATTTGATGAGTAAAAATTCAACTGAGTTTTTAAATTCTGAGCAAGTTcaattatttaatcattaaacataaatacacaaaataaaaaaaaacaaccgattcaATTAGAATAACATAAGtctattttaactatttttaaaaaggttGATAACTCCATATATGGACGTGCCTTacataatttatgtaaaatactTGTCTAAAACTCAAGATAGCATCAATAATCTTTCATAATATATAGGTAGATGTAAACCTAACTTTATGAACTAATTTTGTAAGGTtcaattagacttaaagttcacttctaaTTCTTTTCTCGGTTCTTTTACCATTGGGGggatatttttttccttttttaccaaaatggaatccgtttaaaaaaaatacaaaaatggggcaagttgtgccaacttggcacgacttcatatgtgGAAGTTGTGCCAAATTGGCACGACTTTGACACGTCAACTTGAAGTTGTGTCAATTTGGCACGACTTTGTCcatgtcatatttttttttaatttttttaaaataaatatatattataattatttaattagaattataattataagttatgtaatatttgaaattaaattgataaataaattttttacgaatgaataaatacataggTAAAGAAAATtaggaaattaataatcaaacttggaattgaattttattattaaacctGTCTGTGCGGACAATTACTTTTATTGTGGCATTCAGTTCTATAATGTGAACATCTTTTTAGCTTATTTGGAATTGAATCATCCACAAAATAATTCTCAAAAACACCCTtgaaaaattatgtatcaaattaattttaaatattacataactcACTACTTAATATACAAAAATGACGTGGACAAAGTCATGCcaaattggcacgacttcaggTTGACGTGGCAGATTCAGGTTGACGTGTCAAATTCGTGTCAATTTGGCACGACTTCGGCATATGAAGTCATGCCAAGTTGATACGACTTGCCccatttttgtaatttttttgaaatggaccccattttagaaaaaaaagccCCACTGGGGAAAAAAAACCTATTTTCTCATATTGCATGAACAAGATAAAAACAAAGAAGTAAGAGTACAAAAGCAAGAAagaagtgaaaataaaatacaaaagaaaaagaaggtcAGAAAGTGCAACAAAGCTCTTCAAAAGAATAATTTTCATACCATAACAGAGGCAATCACATAATAAAACGATTAATTCCATGAAACAACCCTGTCATGaagacaacaacaaaaacaaaagaacaaGAAGTAAAGAACCCTGATCAGTTAAGGAAGAAAGAGGTAGAAGAATCAAGAATATGAGtcatagaaaagaaagaaaaaatttcattaAGCATTTGCAAGTATACATTGgggtgataaaaaaaagtgttaatgTCAAAGAGATAATCTGAAGTGATATAAAATACAGTCAAATTCTATCTGCACCtccatacttttttttaattccaacaaTATGTTTTTGAATATGGTGAAGAGTCTGGtgctttctttttcattttcaagtggTGGTGTTGGCAGTGAACGTTGGTAGTTAAGataagttttgtggtgtttttacTGGTGATGACTCTATTTTCATTCGCTTATTGTACGATCCATAAGccacaaaatccaattttttttttatcttcacaTTATAGAAAAAACTTTTGGTTTCGAGAGTTCACAATTTGCTTCAGGTTGTAATAACAGTCAATTTCATGGAATCGTTGCAAgtgcaataataataattattttttttatagaatttttGTGATTTTGCCCGAGGAAAAAAATTCTAACTACAAGAGACTCAAGCCCTCAGGTAAATGTAGATTTATCTTATGCAGTAAATTAAAACATGTCAAATAATGAAATTACTCTATCAAATATTGCGATTAGAGAAAAATGTAAGTGTTGCCTAAAATACATACAACATTGGGCCAGAAAATAAAAGGGCTCAGAACAGAAAAAACAGTCCAAAagcaaaaaaacataaaaataatctcatattttatcatggactctttcttcctacacctccataccttcttctgccacccccatactaaatgtaaaaataccgttttctccttttttgtgccacctccatacataatctggaagccgTTATTGAATCCAGAAGTGCTCTTGAGATTTATAAAATCCGGAACTCTTTTTTACATTTGAAATAAGCCTATGTCCCGGAAGCTAAttttatgtatagaaaagacttccggattatgtaatccggaagctaatcacaaaaggcttccggattacataatccagaagctaattctggatctagaaaaagacttccagattatgtaatccggaatattaacaaagggtatttttggaatataaaaaatatatggggGTGgtacaagaaggtatggaggtgcaggaagaagcagcctttATCATGTTCATGGTTATCTCCACCATATCCATTCAGTCACCGTAATAAGATGGTTGTTTCTCCCTGCACCTTCATAGTTTCTCCAAGCACCCCCATATGTTAttcaaaaaaaatgttttgtccttaaaaaaaaatttggactctataatttgaaaatgttattttttctatttacacctcccaaattttacaattcaatatatatataaaatcattatagattgtagaatttgaaaataatttttaaattgtagaatctaaaatgtaattataaaatgtatttCGGACAATGTAAAAGATATATCTTAATCTATAATTACCTTCTGGATTTGaacaatccaaaatatatagCAAGGATGttacaaatattataatatggtatacatagaaaaaaaaattactcatggttgaaattaaaaaaaaaataataatagtaaaaaatattaaaaaaattaaaaaaaataaaaataaaataaatatatatatatatatatatatatatttcaatgaAAATTGAAATCAAGAGTAAAGAGAGAATTATTGGaaataaaatcttaattaaaaaaactatattttagaaaatataattcattacgaaagtaattaaaaatatttttattacttataAGTTCTGTTTGCGAAATTATATAATGGATATTGAGTAATCTTTAATCATTGGATGAGATCTTTAAATATTCTCTTATAGCAATTTAGTCTAACATTTGCGTAtgtaacaaaattattttataaataataataaaaatttataattaataaaccgaattcatttataattttttatttgttcaattttctttttgcgattttcagtttttaaatttgattttctgGGTTTAAATAAGGTGAGAATTTAGTTTTTTCATGCGAACAAACGACACCGTTTTTTTCTTCAGGTTGGAGAATTTTTACCCTTTCAGTTCGTTCAATCAAAGAAACCCACAGTAGCATTAGCACCTGCTCCTTCATACATACTCCGTGTTGCGCACTGTTTTGATTCTGTTCCAAGGCGCACTCTTTTGATTTTGATTCTCTTGCAAGGTACTCTAATTGCTTTCCGCTATTTgatattcttttaattaattCCTGTTACTGTTCTTTTTCATCTCTGTTTCTCTGCATTTATTCGAACACCGAAGTTTTCACAGATATTCaaattgtttttctctttttctgagTGATTTTTCTGAACCCTAATTGTGtaaagttttctttttttaatattgaatgCATTTTGATTTTCGAATTTTATTCTTGGGTATAAAGATTTCAGAAATGGGAACTTTTCTTGAACGGAATTCTTGCTAATGTcgttttctttattcttttgtttgaattttgaaaaaaattatttctgttTCTGctcttgattttatttttcaaataattttgatttttttatacataattcTGATTCTTTATTAATTGCAGGCTTGTCACTAGTTCTTTCTTGTACTTGTTAGTTTTTTTCTCCACCATCGAAGTTATGGCGATTCATGGAACTATCTTATCCTTCAATGTAAATTgtcaattttcttttaattcaaaaactaacttatttattattttacaaattttcataTAGAGCATTTATGTGTTGATCAATGTCATATTAGATAAGAATTCTGAATTACTTACTACTGGACACAGAACTTCGGAAAGCAAATTTTCATATAGAGCATTTGTGTGTTATGTTTGCTTAGATTGATTTCTAACTCGGTTAGAAACTGATATATGATATTTGTATGCGCTTATATTTTCTTCTACATTCTTGTAAATAAGATATACCATGGATTCCATGAATTCAGCCTACAGAAATCGACTTTATGGATTGGTGAGGAGTGAGGATGAAGTTATACTTTTCCTCGTTTTTAGTAGATTGTAACATAGtgcattgatttttttttttaatgtaggGACTTTTTTCTACTACCAAGGAGTTCAAAACGAGATTGTAGTTCAAAACGAGATTAActgacaattattttttttctgcctCATGACTGGTCGGTTCAGCATTGACAATAATGGAATCGATAGTGAAAAAATTTCAGTCAAAATTTAGAAAAGTTAGGGAAGAGATAAATCGATGGGACGAACTTCAATCTTGCTTAATTTCACAGTTTAGGAACGCTTCTCATATTGTTGATAGGTTTCAGGTTATTTGAATTTCCTTATACTTTTACtgtatacttttattttttttctacccTATTTATTACTGATTTGACCTTGATATTGCCAATGTTGTAGTTGCTTCAAAATACCAACAATCATGGTGTTCTAAATTGTGTCAGTGGCATGAGAGATGCTCTTTTGGACAAGCAGATTGAATCGCTCAGCAACATTTTGGTTTCCATGAGAAAGACTTTGTAAGTTTCTATTGTTATCTAGTGATATGTAAAACTGATgggtattttaatttaattttatggcTAATGCAATCATGTTTTCAGTTTGGAATTGTtccctattttttttatttttttgaatggCATAAGTAGCAAACGGTTGTTTAAGAGTGTTTAGGATAAGTTTTTCCTTAAACATTTATAAGAGGAAAActtaaaagtaaaaatgaaacaaaatttcCGGATGGCCAAAATCTTATGCagataagtttaaaaaaaaacttttagcATATGGAATATTTCATTTTACTAGCAGCTGTTGATATGGATTGATTATATCACTGTATCAAGTTTAGCCTGAGAATGCTGTGTAATGTATAAATACAAGTTACATATGATATCTTTTATATGAATGAACCATAGAGATTAGATTAATGcataatggttttttttttatgatgttgATGAAATGGTAATTGTCTTGGTTTTATTAGTTTTTACTTACTGTGGTTTTATCCTTCTTTCGGTCTTTAGGTGtacttaataaaaataagaaattatgaAGTGTTTTTCGTTCAGCTTTTATGATCAAGGTTATGAACATTGATGTAGGGGATGGTTTGTTTGTTTTGGTGactaatttctttaaattttcaGGGAAGAGTTTCATTGTATTGCCTTATCTCTTGACAAAATTCACCGAGACAGTAGACAACTAGTGAATGGCGGTTCTTCTCACCTGAACAGGAAACAATTGCAGCAGCAAGTTGGCATGAAACCCAGTCTTATTTATTGCCTTGATAGCCTGATGTTTATACATGAGATATATAACTCTGAGTAAGGAACAACTTTTTCTTAATGTATATTATTGTGCTTCTTGATTAACCAGAAATGCAATTACTCTGCTTCCTTCACTTAATGTTTGTTCTGCATCTACTATGGATACTGTATATGAACATATGGCTTATTTCTGACCAATTAAACTAAGTCTCGTTGCTGGGCAAGAAGTTCttgaaaactaaaaaatgtaACAGCTCTTCTGTTTTCCTTTCCTTTTA
Proteins encoded in this region:
- the LOC137831484 gene encoding zinc transporter 6, chloroplastic-like yields the protein MVECVTDMAQAAMCRNSIAAAHLKVISIFTIFVTSVMGVSMPVMLARYFQGKSLYDIAILVIKCFAAGVILATSLVHVLPDAFAALFDCQVASQHPWKDFPFAGLVTLGGVLLALLVDTVASSHVEHTHYTPVETEEKEGGGGSLSIELVSGGGGGEVERVEELTRLKQKLVSQVLEIGIIFHSVIIGVTMGMSQNICSIRPLVAALAFHQIFEGLGLGGCIAQAGFSFGTTAYMCFMFSVTTPMGIILGMVLFSVTGYDDNNPKALIMEGLLGSVSSGILIYMALVDLIAVDFFHNKLMNSNLWLKKLSFLALTLGSASMSILALWA
- the LOC137831492 gene encoding uncharacterized protein At5g43822-like isoform X2, coding for MAIHGTILSFNLLQNTNNHGVLNCVSGMRDALLDKQIESLSNILVSMRKTLEEFHCIALSLDKIHRDSRQLVNGGSSHLNRKQLQQQVGMKPSLIYCLDSLMFIHEIYNSEYLLKSSVISALSEIALKSSASDLGALQQLLVDQPNIQTEEVQYVFDMIFAEELS
- the LOC137831492 gene encoding uncharacterized protein At5g43822-like isoform X1: MESIVKKFQSKFRKVREEINRWDELQSCLISQFRNASHIVDRFQLLQNTNNHGVLNCVSGMRDALLDKQIESLSNILVSMRKTLEEFHCIALSLDKIHRDSRQLVNGGSSHLNRKQLQQQVGMKPSLIYCLDSLMFIHEIYNSEYLLKSSVISALSEIALKSSASDLGALQQLLVDQPNIQTEEVQYVFDMIFAEELS